The DNA window CAGGGCATTAATATTCAATAGGTAGTTGGCCTCCATATCTTGAAATGAACAAATTCACTACCCTCTATGCTACACTGTTTGTGCTTTTTGAGAAATTATATTATACACAGACAATAGTTAAAAGCTTGTGGAGGCGATCCTCTACTGTGGAAGCTATGTATTCTACCTTTCTCATTGAGGAATGACTTTTTTCAAGGTAGAAACATACAGACCTGCACTATGTAGTTCATGCACCCAATAGGAAATGTGTCATAATGGACTACTGAAATGAtctatttttgacatttttgttAACTCAAATAAATGGTCGAAAATACTACTTGTTACTTAACACGTCTAATATCCAGACTCTTCACTTAAACTCAGGTACCATTTATATGGAGAAGTGTGGCAAATCTAGGCTTGAAGATGCTGGGGATTGCTTTGCTAAAGCAGAATGCTGGTCCCTTGCCGCTGATCTGTACTCTCAAGCAAAGTGCTTCTTGAAGTGTATCTCGATTTGCTCCAAAGGACAACTATTTGACTCTGGATTACAGTATTTAGAAAGATGGAAGGAGGAATCATTTGTCGATAAACAGAATTACAAAGACTTCGATGAAGTTCGATTCACGTATTTGGAGAACTGTGCTATCCACTACTACGAGCGTGGAGAAAAAGAACGTATGATGGTTTCCGTTAAGGCTTTCCAATCTATGGATCGAATTCGGTCTTTTTTGACTTCTAAAAATCTTCTTGAAGAGTTGCTTAAAGTGGAGATTGAAATGGGGAACTTCTTAGAAGCTGCAAAGATTTGCAGAAGGAAAGGAGATATCCTACAAGAGGCAGAGATGCTCGAGAAAGCTGGTCTTTTTGAGAAGGCTGTACGACTAATTCTTTTTCACGTCGTTATAAACTCACTATGGATTTCTGGAAGTGATGGGTGGCCTCTAAAAAAGTTCACTGGAAAGGAGGAACTACTTAACAGAGCCAAAACTTTTGCACGAAAAGTGTCAGATTCCTTCTACAGTTCTGTTTGTTCTGAAGTAGAAGTGTTAGGCGACATGCCCAAAACTTTGTTGAACATGTCGAAACATTTGATTGAAGCCCAGAAATGTCAAAATATCCGACTCGAATTTTTTACTGCTCGTGCTATACTTGATGTCCTTCTCCGTTCAGAAACCTCTAAGTATTTTTTTGATTCAGAAGTAGTTTTGGACGTAGAAAAGCATGCAAATGAGATGATGTCTCAGAATCGTTTCTCTGCTGAAACATTGGTGCATATCTGGAACCTGTGGAAAGCAATTGTATTGGAAGTATTAAATCATCTAGACAAAACTGAATCGCTCGACAAAAAGGAGTTCATAATGTACGAAGAGTTGTGTCTTGAATACTTGGGAGTCAGAAAGGATGATAATGATATCTTCTATGTTGTGCTGAACAAGGATGCAAGTTGGGTTCAGAATACTGGTAAAGTTTCTCTGTACAAAGACAGAAATCATGTTGTGATGAATGCCCATCATTATGCATCATCTGCTCGAAATTACTGGACTATAGAATTATGTTCTGTTGGTATGACGGTACTGGAGAAATTGGAATCCATGATCTGTTTTCCTCCGAGGAATTTAATATCGCAATTCTCCAGAGGGAAAGTGGTCTTATGTATATATGAAGTTGCAAAGTTTCTTAAGGGGTTCGAATCCAGTCCGTCAAAATTAGCCGAAAAGGTATGCAGGTTCTTTCACTTGTCTCTAGAATCTTTCTGGAACATAGTCTTCCCATATGATTGGAAAGATCGAACAACAGAGGACATGTTACACATTCATGAGTACAGGACTGCTGAAAATTTGCTTGATGATTTGCTCGATCAAAACCTGAAACCGGTAAATGGCAATTTGACCCACGGGCAGATAGGGAGAGTGGTGATGCTGATCCTCCTGACAGGGCGATTAACTGATGATTCCTTTAACATAATCAAGGGATGTCTGAACAAAATGTCAGAGTGGAGAGAATTTCTCGAACAACTCAAGATATTTTTAGATCACGGatcttcaaaaatattattgatctCTTCGTTTAAAAAAGCACTTGAGGCAGCATTCAAGGCAGATTGGATACACGAATTGGATTACATCGCTCCACACTGCTTTATGTATCTTCTCGAATGCCTTATGTTCTTGGCCTTATCATGCCAAGAATCCAGATGGGAAGTCTTCTGCACTAAATCTTTACTGATTGGAATGCTGAGATGCCATGGTTGTAGAGGTTATATTGATTCCTGTTTGATCCCTGTCCCCAATATGCAGTTAGATACTCCTGTTAATATACCGCTGGCATTCACTGCTATGATTACTAAAAGCCTTCTAAGTAGCACGCATGAAATCCGCCAGTGGATACAAAAGTCTTCTTTGCCTTCAGGGTCCTATCGACCGATGATACTTCAGCTTGTTACAATACTCTATCTCACATATCTCAATACTGGGATTGATACTCATGAATTCGCAACTCTTCTTTTATATAACAATTTACTTGGAGATCTGCCTAGGGCTTTCTCTGAGAAGCTTCGGCATGTTATATATTCCAGGACGCAAAATTATTCTCGGTTTTTAAGTGCATTTGCTGATGCACTTGAAACAATTGGAAATCCTTTAGTGGTAATATCTTCTACTGGAAGGAGTTCAACACTGTCAAAGTTGAATGCTGTTTTCATCAGCCCTGAGCAAATCAGGGATCCCGACCGTGTTTGTGCAATGCTATTCCTGAAGATTTTGGGAAATGTTAAGGATAAAGAGTCTTCACAAGATTCATCAAACATGAGCTCCAGCTCCAGCTGTTCGCCAAGTACTGGGATTGAGAGAAATAAATCTGGAAATCAACAAACTAGTCTAGAGAAGTCTGAAGGACACCAACGTGGAAATGTTGAGGAGGTAAATAGTTCAAAAGTTTTCCGAGTTTATACCTGCTGCATCAGGTTTTGATTAGCTTGTTGTCTTATATTTGTTAGATGTTATAATCATTGGACAAAAATTCTTCAGTTTTACATGTTTTCTGATGTTATTAAGCTTTGGTTCAAGCAGAGTGCAGTGGATACTGTCAAATTTCTAGAGACTGTAATATCCCAGTTAAAGGAAGAAAGAACTCAAGAAGACTTTGGGAGACACTTGGTTCAGGGAAACTGATGATGCTTGATGAATTCAGACAGTCCACTGGGAGGTAATTGCTTCCACCATGTTCATTTTTCCAGTAACATAAGCAACAGAAGTAGAAATATCCTTTACCAATTTGTTAATGTAATGTGGAGGGCTATTTTGCAGCCGCACCCCTTTTTTTGTGCAGTATCCAGTTAGTTATCTGCTGCTCTGATCTCCTCACTCTATTCCCTGGTTCGTTTGTGAGTCAGAATGGCCTTGTTTATGAATCAGACAAAGATTTACTCTGTTTCTTTTGTGTGCGTTTGGGTTCACACCATGGGAGCGAATTTGTGGTCGTGCCCTGATAGGTAGAACTCTATTCACCTAGAGAATTCAAAACACTGTAGATTACATACAAAATAATACTTGAATAAACTTCCGACTAAACACatcttttctaaattttatctttGCTAGAAATGAAGGTAAGACTTAAATGCGAGGGTGCAGGCATTGCGACGGCAAATTGCAGCAGGTAATGAATTCCCTGACCGTGAAAAAAGCCATCAGCAAGAGGCTTTCGAGAGCACTGTACACAGCTGTGATAATACCCCGGAAGGCGAGTCAGCTCCAGATGACAAGGAAGCTGAAGTTGAGCGGTTACTGTTTGTTCTACTACTGAACAAAGAAAGAGCAGCACACTGAAAGGAGAGCAAAAAAGGAGGAAGAAGGCCAAAGGAAGGGAAAGAACAAGGGAAGAAACATTAGTCGTCTTTTGCGACTAGAGAACAAAAGAATTGCTGCGTTCTTGGTTTGATAATTGTCCATAACAAGTTTTCTCTAATTGTACTTCTTATACTGCTGTATGCTTTTTTTTTGCGTTTGAAATGTAAATATATAGCTGCTTTGTGgtaaccaaaaagaaaaaaacattttgtaaatatatagcTGCTTTAACTGTTTCAATCATCGATTTCGAAATTCTTATTGTCTAAAAGACTTAGGAGATGAAGACCTTTGTCATTCTAAAGAACAATACtagattataataatataaaaataaaaattctataaaaagtggtgatatcaTTTTagacaaattttataaaatttataaaaattatttctgaaaataattttaacgaTTTTTCTGATATCATTTACTtggcaatcgaaaggattcaaaatcaatatttttaaacggctgatataaaaattttataaaaagtagtgatatagtactaaaattcagatcagaaatattgatcttgttgtaaataatataaagaattttgtatcaaaaatttatctgatttgaatattctttaccggttaaatttgaaaacgatagatatcaaccattaaaaattattgatttgaatcttttcgatcactaggtaaataatataaaaaatcgccaaaaattattttctagaaacttcaaatacgctagatcaagtctaaccaaccgatcgtcgattcaaaaattccatcatcgaaaaggtcaggagcacggaggcctccgtgctcctgagagcacagcagccctgctctcatCTCTATATATAGCgcctagggctactatactcttatgagtatagagtacTTCATATCTCATAATGGTTTTCAATGATTGAGATTCTCGAATCGACGCATCCATtccattaaatataatctaaagtatttaaattttagaaaataaatttcgtaatttcgaaatcataataaagttcatcaagcggaatataaaataaacggtcaaaatcgaacgatattttaaaatagatgatcgaatccttcaattcaaATCGAAGTTATTGACCTTTATTTATGTAGTGATAGAATTTTTATCACAAATTCCAActaatttcgattcttttacaccgcttaaactgcaacatattccataccggccgagTTAAAATTATTCACATTTTGCTGACATTTTGATCGTATGGTAAATAAGTtgattgaaaaatatataaaatttgatcttCTACAATATTTGAATGCTCTAGATAAGATTTAACGGTGTGTATTCATttaattcggaagctctatcatcgaaaataatttataagtacaaggGCGatctactcataagagtattaATAGCCGCGACtccccctcttctcctcctccatctctgtctctctctctctctctctctctctctctctctctatatatatatatatatatatatcttttgctAACTTGAGATGCAGGGGGATTAGCAAGgtaaattttattatcttattcttAAAATGGTAAACAGCTGGTATTCCTTTGTTTCCGAAAGTATGAGTCAATCTCCGGGACGGCATCGAACCCCACAAAGTTTAGACAACGAAAACACACTCTCTAATTCAATGATCAGGACATTATTATAAAACTTTCCGGATATTAATATTTGTCTGTGATATTGTAGTTATGTCAAACATATTGtgttaaaaaaagagagaatttcTTAAGCGACGTGACCTGTCGTTATGCTTTCGAATCGAGCGAGCAATGTCTGGGGGGCGGGCGACAGCTCTTGTGGTATCAAAGGCCGCTTCAAACTTCTTGATCACCCGAAGAGGATAAATGCATGGAAAACACCTATCACTACAGCTAGCTATTGTGAAATGCAAGAGAAGTTAGCGTCAAAAGTTGAATTCGACGCATGGAAGAAACCTCTTCTCAGTGCAAGAACCAAGAAACGATACTGATACTAGAAAACTTGCTGTTTAGGCCTTTCCAGAGTATTATCCACCGGAGTATACTCACACTACCAAAATTTCGCCggagaaaaaacagaaaaaaggcATCAGTTTGAGAGGCAAACCAACCTCTCGCCGTTTATTCCATtctgccgccgccgcggcgagaTTATGCGTTTGAATCGTCGGTCCCGAAGAGCTTGATCCTGGAGAGCGGCATTTGTAGGTAGGCATCGACGTCGAAGTTCCTGGGGGAGAGCTCGTGGTACTTGGAGAACTTGTCTCTCGCCTCCGTGTTCCGATCCAACAAGCTGTATATGACCCCCTGGCAGAAGTAGGGCCGGTAGTCCTTGGGGTCCTCTCGCGCGAGCTCCTCGTAGCTCGTCAGGGCCTCGTCCACCTTCTTCTGCAGGAACTGCATCTGCGCGATGATCAGCCGCACGTCGCGCGCGGCCCTCTCCTTGTGCTCGGCGCGCGCGAGATCGAGCGCGCGCTCCAGGCGCTCGAGCGCCGCGACGCCCTCGCCGCACCGGTCCATGAGGACGGCGTTCTCGAAGAGGGCCTCGAAGGAGAGGGGGTCGGCGGCGAGGACCTCCTCCAGGAGGCGGCGGGCCTCGGCGGCGTCCCCCACCTCGCAGAGGAGCCGCGCCGCCAGGAGCTTCCACTCGGGCTCCGAGGGCCGGGCGCCGAtcaggcggcggaggagggagagggccTCGGCGTCGTCGCCGTCCTCGAGCGTCTTGTAGAGGACGGAGCGGACGGCGTCGGGGTTGGAGTCGAGAAGCTGGGAGAGAGGGGACGGCTCGGAATCCGTCTTCGGGGCTTCGACCTCGCCGGAGGCTTCTAACCTCTCCTccgtcgccggcggcggcggcggcggcgcggagggCTCggccctcgccggcgacgggGAGAGCTTGGCGGAGAGAAGG is part of the Ananas comosus cultivar F153 unplaced genomic scaffold, ASM154086v1, whole genome shotgun sequence genome and encodes:
- the LOC109704208 gene encoding protein SLOW GREEN 1, chloroplastic-like gives rise to the protein MASLTAAAPINGERRLLSPFRSAALKAPSHPPPALRIAAAPPRKMRLHRVSRVRASSISDAPSPLLRTLRSAASGAVVLAALLSAKLSPSPARAEPSAPPPPPPATEERLEASGEVEAPKTDSEPSPLSQLLDSNPDAVRSVLYKTLEDGDDAEALSLLRRLIGARPSEPEWKLLAARLLCEVGDAAEARRLLEEVLAADPLSFEALFENAVLMDRCGEGVAALERLERALDLARAEHKERAARDVRLIIAQMQFLQKKVDEALTSYEELAREDPKDYRPYFCQGVIYSLLDRNTEARDKFSKYHELSPRNFDVDAYLQMPLSRIKLFGTDDSNA